Proteins encoded within one genomic window of Zavarzinella sp.:
- a CDS encoding glycosyltransferase family 2 protein: MSQLPCLTIAIPYYKGRDYLLQAVLSVLQQQDSDWHLIIVDDAGPESAQTEIEALNHPQVRYYRNEQNVGMARNWSRCLDLAETELVTLLHGDDRLLPNYVGMMRRYAHRNPDAAALYCNAEIINDQNQKCFSAPDLFKYVLRPYRNRVGKLTGQAGLKALFRGNFIMCPTICYRKSMLTGNRFDPIWKMVLDHEFTTRLLLQGKHLVSIPDAGYQYRRHQVNATNIYTASLLRFEEEVRFYKLRIPQLRAVGMENAATVAEHMRIILMNLAFCVVQDAARGKLGAAWQKIKYALDSGLLG, translated from the coding sequence ATGAGTCAACTACCCTGCCTGACAATTGCTATTCCTTACTACAAAGGTAGGGATTATTTGCTGCAAGCGGTGCTCAGTGTGTTACAGCAGCAAGATTCTGATTGGCATTTGATTATTGTTGATGATGCAGGCCCGGAATCTGCTCAAACAGAAATCGAGGCGCTCAATCATCCCCAGGTGCGGTATTACCGCAACGAACAGAACGTGGGAATGGCTCGCAACTGGAGCAGGTGCCTCGACCTGGCGGAAACGGAATTGGTCACCTTGTTGCATGGTGATGACCGCCTGCTGCCCAATTATGTGGGCATGATGCGTCGATATGCCCACCGGAATCCCGATGCGGCAGCGTTATACTGTAATGCGGAAATCATCAATGATCAAAATCAGAAGTGCTTTTCCGCACCGGACCTGTTCAAATATGTGCTGCGGCCTTATCGCAACCGCGTGGGGAAACTTACCGGTCAGGCTGGCTTAAAAGCACTGTTTCGTGGCAATTTTATCATGTGCCCCACAATCTGTTACCGTAAGTCAATGCTGACTGGTAATCGCTTCGATCCCATATGGAAAATGGTGCTGGATCACGAGTTTACCACGCGATTGCTGTTGCAGGGCAAGCACCTGGTTAGCATTCCAGACGCGGGTTACCAGTATCGTCGACATCAGGTGAATGCCACCAACATTTACACTGCCAGCTTATTACGATTTGAAGAAGAGGTGCGATTTTATAAGCTTCGCATCCCACAATTACGAGCGGTGGGGATGGAAAATGCTGCCACCGTGGCAGAGCATATGAGAATAATTCTCATGAATTTGGCGTTTTGCGTGGTTCAGGATGCTGCACGTGGCAAGCTGGGGGCCGCCTGGCAGAAAATCAAGTATGCTCTGGATTCTGGCTTGTTGGGATAG
- a CDS encoding bifunctional YncE family protein/alkaline phosphatase family protein codes for MKIALICATLALLSGWGLCEEPKVGPDGPGIVITTGQLIRPAGDVVAFPGRPVDLVYNAPFSEVIAKDNRGLVVVDANTWKLKQEIPFPKGKGGASMHGITISKSGTTVYATTSSNLLQTALRKNDGTWVMLDSFEVYVPRPEPKKCDEKTQQPIPKNTYPTGVVLNQDETKAYVCLSRENAIAIVDLRIKEVVGAIPVGVAPHSILLSADEKTLYVSNWGGRHPRKGERSAPSAGTPTLIDERGIAVSGTIGICDIGQAKMTTEIAVGLHPAGLVLSPDRHRLCVANANSDTISVIDLNNSKVSHTLTVRPDSRLPFGSGTNALCFSPDGKLLFAANGGNNAVAMIEVNFALPEPLKVMGYIPAGWFPGAVTVSGNNLMIANIKGEGSRTPVKKKEGFNSHGHRGTLSRVRIPDAATLAKYTKQVLEDARIPQALAAMEKARADMPPVPVPARIGEPSVFEHIVYIIKENRTYDQVYGELKQGNGEPKFCIYGRNITPNHHALAEQFVLLDNYYCNGVLSADGHSWLTEGNVTDHLEKAFGGFTRSYTYGDDPLTYSSSGFIWDNALLRGKTVRNYGELVDSVILKDKDAKQAPGFKEIYDDFQAKKGAIRYNHKLGIEHLKKYTAPDYPGWNMKIPDVVRAAEFMKEFEESKKKKEWYNLVMIYLPQDHASGLSPGMPKPQAHMADNDLALGQVVEAITKSPFWPKTCIFVIEDDPQDGWDHVDGHRSVCMVISPYTKRNAVVSKFYNQTSVIHTMERMLGCPPMNQFDSLSPVMTDCFTTKPDFTPYTCLPVSIKLDDLNPPRKKNMPTRLQELIDLSLKQDFTLPDRVNDDQMNRILWHAMKGIETPYPADFAGAHGKGFRKAGLLRDPRYQEDDDDE; via the coding sequence ATGAAAATTGCTTTAATCTGTGCCACCCTGGCACTGTTGTCTGGATGGGGTCTCTGTGAGGAACCGAAAGTCGGGCCTGATGGCCCCGGCATCGTGATCACAACAGGTCAATTAATCCGACCTGCGGGTGATGTGGTCGCATTTCCTGGGAGACCTGTCGATCTGGTTTATAATGCCCCCTTTTCGGAAGTAATTGCCAAAGATAACCGAGGCTTGGTTGTTGTTGATGCCAACACATGGAAATTGAAGCAGGAAATCCCATTTCCGAAAGGGAAAGGCGGGGCTTCAATGCATGGCATCACCATCAGCAAATCCGGGACAACAGTATACGCCACCACATCGAGCAATTTGTTACAAACAGCACTGCGAAAAAATGATGGCACCTGGGTAATGCTGGATAGCTTCGAAGTTTATGTTCCCAGGCCAGAACCAAAGAAATGCGATGAGAAAACACAACAGCCCATACCTAAAAACACTTATCCCACTGGGGTTGTGTTAAACCAGGACGAAACGAAAGCTTATGTGTGCCTGTCTCGTGAAAATGCGATTGCAATCGTCGATTTGAGAATCAAAGAAGTAGTTGGTGCCATCCCGGTGGGTGTGGCGCCGCACTCGATTCTGTTATCTGCCGATGAAAAGACACTGTATGTATCCAATTGGGGTGGCAGGCATCCACGAAAAGGGGAGCGTTCTGCTCCTTCTGCGGGAACCCCCACGCTGATTGATGAACGCGGCATCGCGGTCAGTGGTACCATTGGCATCTGCGATATTGGACAGGCGAAAATGACTACGGAAATTGCAGTGGGTCTGCACCCAGCAGGGTTAGTGTTATCGCCAGATCGACACCGTCTGTGCGTGGCAAATGCCAATTCCGATACGATCAGTGTCATCGATCTGAACAACTCCAAAGTAAGCCATACCCTGACGGTGCGGCCAGATTCCCGCCTGCCTTTCGGCAGTGGGACAAATGCACTTTGTTTTTCGCCCGATGGCAAGCTTTTGTTTGCTGCCAATGGTGGGAATAACGCTGTGGCAATGATTGAAGTTAATTTTGCTCTGCCGGAACCTTTAAAGGTCATGGGCTATATTCCTGCAGGCTGGTTTCCAGGTGCAGTGACAGTATCCGGCAACAATCTGATGATTGCGAATATCAAAGGCGAAGGTTCCCGCACACCGGTCAAGAAAAAAGAAGGCTTTAACAGCCATGGGCACCGTGGGACGCTCTCTCGTGTGCGGATTCCCGATGCGGCTACTTTGGCAAAATATACCAAACAAGTACTGGAAGATGCCCGAATCCCTCAGGCGCTCGCTGCAATGGAAAAAGCCAGGGCAGATATGCCACCCGTACCAGTGCCAGCACGAATTGGCGAACCATCAGTTTTCGAACATATCGTTTATATCATCAAGGAAAATCGCACTTACGACCAGGTGTATGGCGAATTGAAACAAGGCAATGGTGAACCAAAGTTTTGCATTTATGGACGCAACATTACTCCGAACCATCACGCACTGGCAGAACAGTTTGTCTTGTTGGATAACTATTACTGCAACGGTGTGCTTTCTGCAGATGGCCACTCGTGGTTAACGGAAGGAAATGTCACCGATCACCTGGAGAAGGCATTTGGTGGCTTTACCCGCAGTTACACTTACGGCGACGACCCACTGACCTATTCTTCCAGCGGCTTTATCTGGGATAACGCACTGCTGCGTGGCAAAACTGTCCGGAATTATGGGGAATTGGTAGACAGCGTGATTTTGAAAGACAAAGACGCCAAGCAAGCACCAGGATTCAAAGAAATCTACGATGACTTTCAGGCAAAGAAAGGTGCGATTCGTTACAACCACAAGCTGGGGATCGAGCACTTAAAGAAATACACCGCACCCGATTATCCTGGGTGGAATATGAAAATCCCAGATGTGGTGCGGGCTGCAGAATTCATGAAAGAATTCGAAGAATCGAAAAAGAAGAAAGAATGGTACAACCTGGTCATGATCTATCTGCCGCAGGATCATGCGTCTGGTTTATCCCCGGGCATGCCAAAACCGCAGGCACATATGGCCGATAACGATCTTGCCCTGGGCCAGGTGGTTGAGGCAATTACCAAGAGCCCATTCTGGCCGAAAACCTGTATCTTTGTGATTGAAGATGATCCGCAGGATGGCTGGGATCATGTGGATGGTCATCGTTCTGTGTGTATGGTCATCAGCCCTTACACCAAACGTAATGCTGTCGTCAGCAAGTTTTACAACCAGACCTCCGTTATTCATACGATGGAGCGAATGCTGGGCTGCCCACCAATGAACCAGTTTGACAGTTTGTCACCGGTGATGACCGATTGCTTTACGACAAAACCAGATTTTACACCTTATACCTGCTTACCAGTTTCCATCAAACTGGATGATTTGAATCCTCCTCGAAAGAAGAACATGCCAACGCGGCTCCAGGAATTGATTGACCTCAGTCTGAAGCAGGATTTTACTTTACCGGACCGTGTCAATGATGATCAGATGAATCGGATTCTGTGGCACGCGATGAAAGGAATTGAAACACCCTACCCTGCTGATTTTGCGGGTGCCCACGGAAAAGGCTTCAGGAAAGCAGGCTTGCTGCGTGACCCACGTTATCAGGAAGATGATGACGATGAGTAA
- a CDS encoding serine/threonine-protein kinase translates to MSAPSNTKDFCTLLLKSKLFSADDLKSVVKQFQSVGKVEDFDAFRRFLLSKKILTDYQLALLSKGISDGFTIGDYKVLEKIGKGRFAGIYRAAHSSGQVVALKVLPQSKAKDAEVLARFQREAKLVTQLNHPNVVKAFQVSTGDGVHFLALEHLEGRTLEEVLNERKKLPPVEAVRIIEQAMRGLQHLYEKKVIHRDIKPSNIMLVPPAGESAGKDTLRDTVKILDIGLGKNVFDENAKSAVDDPSLTEDGTLLGTPDYMAPEQARDASKADIRADIYSLGCVLYECLTGQTPFPDKSVLNQVLRHATETPKPLSEFISSVPDGLQQVMNFLMAKDPNQRYATPEKALQGLAIFLRNVPEVKPTPAANPAYSRWLEGQDDGTSRKPAMGKLDSNRVEKPVPIDFDVELVALPPGGVIAPPPAATSEETEPRTFFEFDRRDYTMMAVGALMISVALAAGYGLSQALKRSPKPVKTEEEIKTPLPQTPIVPQNPTVGTPTGSGSMTPEPKNESMPKE, encoded by the coding sequence ATGTCTGCACCATCGAATACCAAGGATTTTTGTACGTTATTGCTGAAAAGCAAACTTTTTTCTGCCGACGACCTGAAATCGGTGGTGAAGCAGTTCCAATCAGTTGGCAAAGTAGAAGACTTTGATGCGTTCCGCCGTTTTCTTCTCAGCAAAAAAATCTTGACCGATTATCAACTGGCACTCTTATCGAAGGGAATCAGCGATGGCTTTACCATTGGTGATTACAAGGTGCTGGAAAAAATTGGCAAAGGTCGCTTCGCGGGGATCTACCGTGCAGCACATTCCTCTGGCCAGGTTGTCGCCCTGAAGGTACTGCCACAATCGAAAGCAAAAGATGCTGAAGTGCTGGCACGGTTTCAGCGGGAAGCCAAGCTGGTTACCCAGCTTAACCATCCGAATGTGGTGAAAGCCTTTCAGGTTTCCACGGGGGATGGGGTGCATTTTCTAGCACTCGAACACCTTGAAGGCCGCACACTGGAAGAAGTGCTGAACGAACGCAAAAAGCTCCCACCAGTAGAAGCTGTTCGTATTATCGAACAGGCGATGCGTGGGCTGCAGCACCTTTATGAAAAAAAGGTGATCCATCGCGATATTAAGCCCAGCAACATCATGCTGGTACCACCCGCTGGTGAATCGGCAGGTAAAGATACCCTGCGCGATACCGTCAAAATCCTGGATATTGGCCTTGGCAAAAACGTTTTCGATGAGAATGCTAAATCGGCAGTCGATGATCCATCACTGACAGAAGATGGCACGTTATTGGGCACACCCGACTACATGGCGCCCGAACAGGCACGCGATGCCAGCAAGGCGGATATTCGTGCTGATATTTACAGCCTGGGGTGCGTGCTTTACGAGTGCCTCACGGGTCAGACTCCATTTCCTGATAAAAGTGTCCTGAATCAGGTATTACGGCATGCCACGGAGACTCCCAAGCCACTATCAGAATTCATCTCTTCTGTTCCAGATGGATTGCAGCAGGTGATGAATTTTCTGATGGCGAAAGATCCAAATCAGCGGTATGCGACTCCAGAAAAAGCACTGCAAGGGTTGGCGATCTTCTTGCGGAATGTTCCTGAAGTGAAACCCACACCAGCAGCTAACCCGGCATACTCCAGGTGGCTGGAAGGGCAAGATGATGGAACGTCGCGTAAACCAGCCATGGGGAAACTGGATAGCAATCGCGTTGAGAAACCAGTTCCCATCGATTTTGATGTGGAACTGGTCGCCCTGCCACCAGGTGGGGTGATTGCACCCCCACCGGCTGCAACCAGTGAAGAGACAGAACCGCGTACATTCTTTGAATTTGACCGCCGTGACTACACTATGATGGCAGTGGGTGCGTTAATGATTTCTGTTGCTTTGGCAGCAGGCTATGGCCTGTCGCAGGCACTGAAACGTTCGCCAAAACCAGTAAAGACAGAAGAAGAGATAAAGACACCCCTCCCGCAGACACCGATTGTGCCACAAAATCCCACTGTGGGGACACCCACTGGCAGTGGTTCGATGACTCCTGAGCCCAAAAACGAGTCGATGCCTAAGGAATAA
- a CDS encoding DUF2304 domain-containing protein, whose product MNLFQWIALPTLSLLFIWDCVALIRSAPRLRLDRVIRCLIWFLAAVAVRSPDITVRLANSVGISRGTDLVLYLFVFASIGTAFHFYGRIVKLERQITDLIRHIAINNAENQPTDHLPIPTSQNPEHT is encoded by the coding sequence GTGAACCTATTTCAATGGATTGCTTTACCCACTTTAAGTCTGCTGTTCATCTGGGATTGTGTGGCGCTGATACGCAGTGCCCCACGCCTGCGGTTGGACCGAGTGATTCGTTGCCTTATTTGGTTCCTGGCAGCAGTTGCGGTGCGTTCACCTGATATTACTGTGCGACTGGCGAACAGCGTCGGTATCTCTCGAGGAACCGACTTAGTCCTGTATCTGTTCGTGTTTGCTTCGATCGGAACTGCTTTTCACTTTTACGGGCGAATCGTAAAACTGGAACGCCAGATTACAGATCTGATCCGGCACATTGCAATCAATAACGCTGAGAATCAGCCCACTGACCATCTTCCTATCCCAACAAGCCAGAATCCAGAGCATACTTGA
- a CDS encoding serine/threonine-protein kinase, with product MEIGEPIGNWQVTVAGYRSTYGHVYRVQNQNQPTQTGLLLYLKPVTDREDFLDWFQQESETWLRLQHPGLLPVVDIGTWQDRAFVVYQDPPGESLDSRLRAGWRPTWQEVLPIAYGLVRTVRYLHHNSQLHAGWRGDNIYISATGELVLAEYGLQKLLGTTPVYDARALCQAAMISPQQAAGKSPTKRCDFYSLGVLLYTLTTGRPPFRATNLVEFIRQHGFVLPDRPNHYVPDLPDEVDYWLMRLLAKDPQHRPISASKLLQEFDQLWASLEARKLLPKKPAPTNEPEIVTDSAEQPALGSQVSFLPESARPPKTYRPLFSRPWVVIPAFLLVVGLLIAGFYRKRVGAEELYQAGLPLLQSNQPEDWESAWTLYFSKLEADYPGRYPNEVAAAKQKVQPLLELRRALGAAQLKKKSSNEPQRLYRTALKLYEGGNVTAARATWQRILLLFGSMPEYSAEIELCRLALDRTETPTVPAGEGVRLQQLTPVLERMHFLRGKGEQKAADEIQSALVALYQDDPDWPEIQKRLAFVPNANQNLPTP from the coding sequence ATGGAAATTGGGGAACCGATTGGCAACTGGCAGGTGACTGTGGCAGGATACCGCAGCACATACGGCCATGTCTATCGTGTTCAGAACCAAAACCAGCCCACACAAACGGGTTTGTTACTTTATTTGAAGCCAGTAACCGATCGTGAAGACTTTCTGGATTGGTTTCAACAGGAATCGGAAACCTGGCTGCGTTTGCAGCACCCAGGTCTGTTGCCTGTGGTGGACATTGGCACTTGGCAGGATCGTGCGTTCGTGGTGTATCAGGACCCACCTGGGGAATCGCTCGATTCCCGTTTGCGGGCTGGCTGGCGGCCCACATGGCAGGAAGTGTTGCCGATAGCCTACGGATTGGTTCGCACAGTACGCTACCTGCACCACAATTCGCAACTTCATGCAGGCTGGCGTGGGGATAACATTTACATATCTGCCACGGGCGAACTAGTTCTGGCAGAATATGGCCTGCAAAAACTACTGGGCACAACCCCGGTTTACGATGCACGGGCGCTCTGCCAGGCGGCAATGATCTCCCCACAACAGGCGGCAGGAAAATCACCCACCAAAAGGTGCGATTTCTACTCTCTGGGTGTGCTACTCTATACACTCACCACTGGTCGCCCCCCCTTCCGAGCCACAAATCTTGTGGAATTTATCCGCCAGCACGGGTTTGTTTTGCCAGATCGGCCGAATCACTATGTGCCCGATCTGCCCGATGAAGTGGATTACTGGTTGATGCGACTGCTGGCGAAAGATCCACAGCACCGTCCCATCAGTGCCAGTAAACTCTTGCAGGAATTCGACCAGTTATGGGCCAGCCTGGAAGCCAGAAAACTGCTGCCGAAAAAACCAGCCCCCACCAATGAACCAGAAATTGTCACGGACAGTGCCGAGCAGCCCGCTTTGGGCAGTCAGGTCAGTTTTTTACCAGAAAGTGCACGGCCCCCAAAGACATATCGCCCACTATTCTCCCGCCCGTGGGTGGTGATTCCCGCTTTTCTACTAGTAGTGGGACTATTGATTGCAGGTTTTTACCGCAAACGAGTAGGTGCAGAAGAACTTTATCAGGCAGGATTGCCCCTGCTGCAATCCAATCAGCCGGAAGACTGGGAATCCGCCTGGACGCTCTATTTCAGTAAACTGGAAGCCGATTATCCGGGCCGCTATCCCAACGAAGTGGCCGCGGCGAAGCAAAAAGTGCAGCCTCTGCTTGAACTTCGACGTGCTTTGGGTGCTGCCCAACTGAAGAAAAAAAGCAGTAATGAGCCACAGCGATTGTACCGCACCGCCTTAAAGTTGTACGAAGGTGGAAATGTTACTGCTGCACGGGCAACCTGGCAGCGTATCCTATTGCTTTTTGGTAGCATGCCGGAATATTCTGCAGAAATCGAACTTTGCCGACTGGCGTTAGATCGAACGGAAACCCCCACGGTGCCAGCCGGGGAAGGCGTTCGACTGCAACAATTAACGCCAGTTCTGGAGCGAATGCATTTCTTGCGCGGAAAAGGTGAACAGAAAGCCGCCGACGAAATACAATCTGCTTTGGTGGCACTCTATCAGGATGACCCAGATTGGCCGGAAATCCAGAAAAGACTTGCTTTTGTGCCTAATGCCAACCAGAACTTGCCTACACCCTAA
- a CDS encoding class I SAM-dependent methyltransferase, with product MQQPCLYCGSVETEPYLNDLQDRLNHVQGSWNWRRCSQCGSGVLDPFPKLEDIASFYPPVYTFGSGKSEQGSLRQLLSKLEYTCFFLPQYEGQARAILRQTGLLYRPDATMLDVGCGSGLRLKSYQNLGLKVTGMDFEQSAVDYVASTLKIPAVCTDIPGLRNSFRPNSFDLITAFQVIEHVPDIHEFLETIHLLLRPGGWAVITTPLIDGANAHMFGNRWVAATEIPRHLSLASQKGLTGALHRNSFLDINLQADTLWMNAGCFGLSAVPGAATTHFHSGGKLSAIAKRAAGAMAAFAGIPYCWVESRIWQKPSIGMVYGRKPLE from the coding sequence ATGCAGCAGCCGTGTTTGTATTGCGGGTCAGTGGAAACAGAGCCCTATCTTAATGACTTACAGGATCGTCTGAACCATGTGCAAGGCAGTTGGAACTGGCGACGATGCTCCCAATGTGGCAGTGGGGTGCTGGATCCGTTCCCAAAGTTAGAAGATATCGCTAGTTTTTACCCGCCTGTGTATACTTTTGGCAGCGGTAAGTCAGAACAGGGCTCCCTGCGACAACTCCTTTCCAAACTGGAATACACCTGCTTTTTTCTTCCGCAATATGAAGGACAGGCCCGAGCAATTTTACGCCAGACCGGATTGCTCTACCGACCGGATGCCACAATGCTTGATGTGGGGTGTGGCAGTGGGCTGCGGCTGAAATCGTACCAGAATCTTGGTTTAAAGGTGACAGGGATGGATTTTGAGCAGTCCGCTGTCGACTACGTGGCATCCACCTTGAAAATACCTGCCGTCTGTACTGATATCCCAGGGCTTCGTAACTCCTTTCGCCCAAATAGTTTTGATCTGATTACCGCTTTCCAGGTGATTGAGCATGTGCCTGATATTCACGAATTCTTAGAAACCATTCATTTATTGCTTCGCCCCGGTGGTTGGGCAGTGATTACCACGCCTTTAATCGATGGTGCAAACGCACATATGTTTGGAAACCGCTGGGTGGCAGCAACGGAAATCCCCAGGCACCTGTCGCTGGCTTCGCAAAAGGGGCTCACAGGGGCTCTTCATCGTAACTCCTTTCTAGATATTAACTTACAGGCAGATACGCTCTGGATGAATGCGGGCTGCTTTGGTCTGTCTGCTGTGCCAGGTGCGGCAACCACCCATTTTCACAGCGGTGGGAAACTTTCTGCCATTGCAAAACGTGCTGCCGGTGCGATGGCAGCGTTTGCGGGCATTCCTTACTGCTGGGTAGAATCACGCATTTGGCAAAAACCGTCTATTGGGATGGTTTACGGCAGGAAACCACTGGAATGA
- a CDS encoding ADP-ribosylglycohydrolase family protein — protein sequence MLAAWRVPIPSMMSSEQTQTDPTTDAIAGCLIGAAVADAIGLPYEGLSPRRAVRLFPNLDRHHFFLGRGMFSDDTEHAILVGQALLACHGEIKRYPLALATRLKRWFFGMPAGIGLATLKSCIRLWIGFSPRSSGVFSAGNGPCMRAPLLGVMYGNQPELLEQFLKITTEITHTDPKALWASRTIAQAAWQSYLHRHNQLDHNHLRQSFCDAVPHEGAEFRLLLEQVFDSLEKNETTEEFAHRLMRGKGVSGYVFHTVPVVLHAWLRFPKDFLSTITTLIRCGGDVDTTCAIAGSIVGCAVGPNGIPEQWQAKMAEWPRNILWLKKLAHRLGVMLTDKNSPTSMLKANPSGILARNLLFMCVVLFHGFRRMFPPY from the coding sequence ATGCTGGCAGCTTGGCGCGTTCCTATACCAAGCATGATGAGTAGTGAACAAACACAAACTGATCCAACAACAGATGCCATTGCTGGCTGCCTGATAGGCGCTGCGGTGGCTGATGCGATTGGCCTTCCTTATGAGGGGCTTTCCCCACGTCGTGCAGTTCGGTTGTTCCCAAATTTGGATCGGCACCACTTTTTTCTTGGCCGGGGGATGTTTTCGGACGATACCGAACATGCCATTCTGGTGGGGCAGGCGTTACTTGCGTGCCATGGGGAAATCAAACGCTATCCGTTAGCGTTGGCAACCAGACTCAAACGCTGGTTCTTTGGAATGCCGGCTGGGATAGGTCTGGCAACGCTGAAATCGTGTATCCGTTTGTGGATTGGCTTCAGCCCCAGATCAAGTGGGGTGTTTTCTGCTGGCAACGGTCCCTGCATGCGGGCACCACTGCTGGGCGTTATGTATGGGAATCAACCGGAACTACTGGAACAATTTCTTAAGATCACCACAGAAATTACACACACAGACCCAAAAGCACTGTGGGCAAGTCGTACGATCGCACAAGCTGCATGGCAAAGTTACCTTCATCGCCATAACCAGCTAGATCATAATCACTTACGACAATCTTTCTGCGACGCTGTCCCGCACGAAGGTGCGGAGTTTCGACTGCTTCTGGAACAGGTTTTTGATTCATTAGAAAAAAATGAGACAACAGAAGAGTTTGCACACCGACTGATGCGGGGAAAAGGTGTTTCGGGATACGTTTTCCACACGGTACCGGTGGTGCTGCATGCCTGGCTTCGCTTTCCCAAAGATTTTCTCAGCACCATCACCACACTGATCCGATGTGGGGGCGATGTGGATACCACGTGTGCAATTGCAGGATCCATCGTGGGTTGTGCAGTTGGCCCAAATGGCATCCCAGAGCAGTGGCAGGCAAAAATGGCAGAATGGCCACGTAACATTTTGTGGCTGAAGAAGTTAGCTCACCGTCTGGGGGTAATGCTTACCGATAAAAACTCCCCCACCAGCATGTTAAAAGCCAATCCGTCTGGCATTCTGGCCCGCAACCTGCTCTTCATGTGTGTGGTGCTGTTTCATGGATTTCGAAGAATGTTCCCACCGTACTGA
- a CDS encoding DUF1559 domain-containing protein, producing the protein MRPLSRTRGGFTLIELLVVIAIIAILIGLLLPAVQKVREAANRSKCSNNLKQIGLALHNYQDVNGRFPLGAPDDDGRSWSWRVRILAQMEQDNILNLMNADTVNFYNPPNDGIPNNFFNNLAGQNIDGIAASEINGKVNNFAGAPSRVVSSFVCPSSSLPERDNGGYAKSDYAGNSGNRVGWTGSWNGCASAKGSLQNGILLYSNDNVNNWVVRFADVTDGLSNTVVVGEIGRSQNLHTSNVGDGVYPAWVGGNDNGGCNGFRTGGNQLRIMDATFRLNLQTGEESNASFGSYHTNGANFALGDGSVKFVSNSINPVVYSAVASRNGGEVQSFE; encoded by the coding sequence ATGCGACCTCTCTCTCGCACGCGGGGTGGTTTTACCCTGATTGAATTGTTGGTGGTTATTGCGATTATCGCAATTTTGATTGGCTTGTTGCTTCCCGCAGTACAGAAAGTACGCGAAGCTGCCAATCGCTCAAAATGTTCGAACAATTTGAAACAGATCGGCTTGGCACTGCACAACTATCAAGATGTTAACGGACGTTTCCCACTGGGTGCTCCCGATGATGACGGCCGTAGTTGGTCGTGGCGAGTGCGTATTCTTGCACAAATGGAGCAAGATAACATTCTCAATTTGATGAATGCCGATACTGTTAATTTCTACAATCCTCCCAATGATGGGATTCCTAACAACTTTTTCAATAATCTTGCCGGTCAAAACATCGATGGAATCGCAGCAAGTGAAATTAACGGGAAAGTTAACAACTTTGCTGGTGCTCCTTCTCGTGTAGTCTCTTCGTTTGTTTGTCCGAGCAGTTCATTGCCCGAACGGGATAATGGAGGTTACGCAAAGTCGGATTACGCAGGTAACTCAGGAAACCGAGTTGGCTGGACAGGTTCTTGGAACGGTTGTGCATCTGCAAAGGGATCTCTGCAAAACGGGATTCTGCTGTATTCGAATGATAACGTAAACAACTGGGTTGTTCGCTTCGCAGACGTTACCGACGGTCTCAGCAATACGGTGGTGGTTGGCGAAATTGGCCGTAGCCAAAACTTACACACGAGTAACGTCGGTGATGGTGTTTACCCTGCATGGGTTGGCGGGAATGATAACGGCGGCTGTAACGGCTTTAGAACTGGTGGTAACCAACTCCGCATTATGGATGCCACGTTCCGCTTGAACCTGCAAACAGGTGAAGAATCGAATGCCAGCTTCGGCAGTTACCACACCAATGGTGCTAACTTTGCACTGGGTGATGGTTCTGTGAAGTTTGTCAGCAACAGCATCAACCCTGTTGTCTACTCCGCAGTTGCCAGCCGTAACGGTGGCGAAGTTCAATCGTTCGAATAA